The Methanomicrobiales archaeon HGW-Methanomicrobiales-1 genome includes a region encoding these proteins:
- a CDS encoding ferritin, whose protein sequence is MKTDDAKKIISMAIDREVEAYTFYRGIADKVKDSALKSLFTELAGDEKKHREFLQGMLTKDIAKMHFDPSHDYKVGDSLATPALSVDMKPLEGLVIAIKKELEAVQMYTQLANLSKDIETQLLFSQLANMERGHKARLEDVYTNMAFPEVW, encoded by the coding sequence ATGAAAACAGACGATGCAAAGAAGATCATATCTATGGCAATCGACCGGGAAGTTGAAGCGTACACGTTTTACCGTGGCATTGCAGACAAGGTAAAGGACTCAGCTTTAAAGTCACTGTTTACCGAGCTTGCCGGAGATGAGAAAAAACACCGCGAGTTCCTGCAGGGAATGCTCACAAAAGATATTGCAAAGATGCACTTTGATCCAAGTCATGATTACAAAGTAGGAGATTCTCTCGCGACACCAGCCCTGAGTGTTGATATGAAACCTCTTGAGGGTCTTGTTATCGCGATCAAAAAAGAACTTGAAGCAGTGCAAATGTATACGCAACTTGCCAACCTGTCAAAGGACATTGAGACGCAGCTGCTATTTTCCCAGTTGGCGAACATGGAACGCGGCCACAAGGCCCGGCTCGAGGACGTCTATACCAACATGGCGTTCCCCGAAGTGTGGTAA
- a CDS encoding chemotaxis protein CheC has protein sequence MEFTAVQMDALQELANIGSAHSATTLSQMLNTNIGMSVPKIDIIDISKVGEFLTDELTTMVIFELQGEIPHGGFLVLHFPRDSAKRTANIVQGIDSQSKMVPWPSEVEHPFSEMDQSAIIEVGNIMVSSFLSAASDLIGLGMLPSPPVLVVDMAHAAITSLIAQMTVEVDDVILFKVKLTSDEHKIAGNILIFLEVNTLQQIALRLEAMMKNESPV, from the coding sequence AATTTACCGCAGTACAGATGGATGCGTTGCAGGAACTTGCCAATATTGGTTCTGCACATTCGGCTACCACGCTCTCGCAGATGCTCAATACCAACATCGGCATGAGCGTGCCGAAGATTGATATTATCGATATCTCTAAGGTGGGAGAATTTCTTACCGATGAATTGACCACCATGGTCATCTTTGAGCTCCAGGGCGAGATCCCCCATGGGGGATTTTTAGTTCTGCATTTCCCCCGGGATTCTGCCAAGCGGACCGCAAATATTGTGCAGGGAATCGATTCACAAAGTAAAATGGTACCATGGCCTTCCGAAGTCGAACACCCTTTCAGCGAGATGGACCAGAGTGCGATTATCGAAGTCGGAAATATTATGGTCTCATCATTTTTAAGCGCTGCATCTGATCTCATTGGCCTCGGGATGCTCCCCTCACCTCCTGTCTTGGTAGTTGACATGGCGCATGCGGCCATCACCTCCCTGATCGCTCAGATGACCGTTGAAGTGGACGATGTGATCCTCTTCAAAGTCAAACTGACCTCGGATGAGCACAAGATCGCTGGAAATATTCTCATCTTCCTTGAAGTTAACACGCTCCAGCAGATTGCGTTGAGACTCGAAGCAATGATGAAAAATGAATCGCCCGTATAA
- a CDS encoding YbhB/YbcL family Raf kinase inhibitor-like protein — translation MVRRNAYYPACSCQVMDNRRSMLPAVILIVLLISSGCTTNVQSSSVPDSPTPGQPGYPQTPSSAPSDAFTLTVDSLVSGSALPEVYSCKGASESPAVSWVGVPVGTKSLVLILEDPDASSGTFTHWLVYNIPVGSNTIPGGQTARKVLENGAQQGDTSAGSRGYYPPCPPIGTTHRYIFRLYAVDIDITQPTADRESIDMALQGHTIAKAEFLTTFTR, via the coding sequence ATGGTTCGTCGGAATGCTTATTATCCTGCATGTTCCTGTCAGGTTATGGATAATCGCAGGTCCATGCTCCCGGCAGTAATTCTTATTGTTCTTCTCATATCCAGTGGGTGTACCACAAACGTGCAGTCGTCATCAGTCCCAGACTCCCCAACCCCGGGACAACCCGGATACCCACAGACCCCCTCCTCTGCACCTTCAGATGCTTTTACGCTCACGGTCGATTCACTTGTTTCGGGTTCGGCTCTCCCGGAAGTCTATAGCTGCAAAGGTGCAAGTGAATCTCCTGCCGTTTCATGGGTGGGCGTTCCTGTCGGCACGAAAAGTCTTGTGCTGATTCTTGAAGATCCCGATGCATCCTCCGGGACATTTACCCATTGGCTTGTCTACAATATTCCCGTTGGTTCCAACACTATACCCGGCGGCCAGACCGCCCGGAAGGTGCTTGAAAACGGAGCACAGCAAGGGGACACCAGTGCCGGGTCGAGAGGATATTATCCACCCTGCCCGCCCATCGGGACAACACACAGGTACATATTCAGGCTGTATGCTGTCGATATTGATATCACCCAGCCGACTGCTGACCGTGAATCGATCGACATGGCATTACAAGGGCATACAATCGCAAAGGCTGAGTTTTTAACAACGTTCACACGGTAA
- the uvdE gene encoding UV DNA damage repair endonuclease UvsE: MRIGYPCINRSIGCTASNTFRLASYSEERLKETVSKNLACLSRILAYNVMHGMLFFRITSDLVPFASHSICKFPWHEHFAGDFQRIGEYIRENRFRISMHPDQFVLLNALDKGVLQRSIADLVYQVQVLDLMGLDGAAKVQIHVGGVYGDKLLSMDRFADQYELLDPVIKNRLVIENDERLYTIRDCLALHERTGIPVIADSFHHALHNNGERFSDLLRSLKATWKTHDGIPMVDYSSQEPGKRVGAHAEHIVPEEFRQFLHETMLADFDIMLEIKDKEKSALSALEIARSDPRLVIRKTTKT, translated from the coding sequence ATGCGCATTGGCTATCCCTGCATAAACCGCTCGATCGGCTGCACTGCATCGAATACTTTCCGGCTGGCATCCTATTCAGAAGAACGGCTGAAAGAAACGGTAAGTAAAAACCTTGCTTGCCTGTCCCGGATTCTCGCATACAATGTCATGCACGGAATGCTATTTTTCCGGATCACGTCCGATCTCGTGCCATTTGCCTCGCACTCGATCTGTAAGTTCCCCTGGCATGAACACTTTGCAGGTGATTTCCAGCGTATAGGTGAATACATCCGTGAAAACAGGTTCCGGATATCCATGCATCCCGATCAGTTTGTGCTGCTGAATGCCCTCGACAAGGGAGTGTTGCAAAGGAGTATTGCCGATCTGGTGTACCAGGTGCAGGTGCTCGACCTGATGGGCCTTGACGGGGCTGCAAAAGTCCAGATCCACGTCGGGGGTGTGTATGGCGACAAATTGCTCAGTATGGACCGGTTTGCCGACCAGTACGAACTGCTCGATCCGGTCATTAAGAACCGGCTCGTGATCGAGAATGATGAGCGGCTGTACACGATCCGCGATTGCCTTGCCCTGCACGAGCGGACCGGCATCCCTGTTATCGCGGATTCGTTTCATCATGCACTTCATAACAACGGGGAGCGTTTCTCTGACCTGCTCAGATCCCTTAAAGCAACCTGGAAAACACATGATGGCATACCAATGGTTGATTACAGCTCGCAGGAACCGGGAAAACGGGTGGGGGCACATGCCGAGCATATTGTGCCCGAGGAGTTCCGGCAGTTTCTCCATGAAACGATGCTGGCAGATTTCGATATCATGCTCGAGATCAAGGATAAGGAGAAAAGTGCCCTTTCAGCACTTGAGATTGCCCGCAGTGATCCCCGGCTGGTCATAAGAAAGACAACCAAAACGTGA
- a CDS encoding dsRNA-specific ribonuclease, which yields MDADDRAEIEQILGYHFFEPQHLIRALTHPACANELLQQNKRCMDQEAYSTLGDAVLKTGLILYLMEKGLETKGEITVNKELVEKNETLAKVGKRLKIKRFIRLGRGEKELMRLGEETILADTLEALIGAIFLDSDAGFGVVKQCIGLWFEPELRKIKKGAVTKPAEIPLISRPLSSPRRGAPRAKKLQSRSPWRG from the coding sequence ATGGACGCAGATGACCGTGCAGAGATCGAACAGATTCTCGGCTATCATTTCTTTGAACCGCAACATCTGATTCGGGCACTTACGCATCCTGCGTGTGCCAATGAACTGCTCCAGCAGAACAAGCGGTGCATGGATCAGGAAGCCTACAGTACGCTCGGAGATGCCGTACTCAAGACAGGGCTGATTCTCTATCTCATGGAAAAAGGCCTTGAGACCAAAGGAGAGATCACGGTAAACAAGGAACTGGTTGAGAAGAACGAGACCCTTGCAAAAGTTGGCAAACGGTTAAAGATCAAACGGTTCATCCGCCTGGGGCGTGGCGAGAAAGAACTGATGCGGCTTGGAGAAGAGACGATCCTTGCCGATACCTTAGAAGCCCTGATCGGTGCCATATTCCTCGACAGCGATGCAGGTTTTGGCGTGGTAAAACAGTGTATCGGACTCTGGTTCGAACCCGAACTCAGAAAAATCAAAAAAGGGGCAGTAACCAAACCGGCAGAAATCCCGCTTATCAGTCGTCCGCTTTCATCCCCCAGACGTGGAGCACCCAGAGCAAAGAAACTGCAGTCGCGATCACCGTGGAGAGGATAA
- a CDS encoding manganese efflux pump MntP produces the protein MDFLTPVVIGIGLSMDCFAVSLAIGTTTKTRLIYAAVIIAVFFGVFQGGMTVIGWMAGSSVIGYISAYDHWIAFILLAIVGGKMILEGVRGGEEEAHIEVVQLVPVIVLSLATSIDALAVGVSFGVLQTAVLIPAIIMGFVCFAISFAGVMLGERLEDILGKKMEIIGGIILILIGINILAEHMVW, from the coding sequence ATGGATTTCCTGACACCTGTTGTGATCGGCATTGGCCTCTCCATGGATTGTTTTGCCGTATCGCTTGCCATTGGCACGACCACAAAAACCCGACTGATTTACGCTGCCGTAATCATCGCGGTCTTTTTTGGTGTGTTCCAGGGAGGGATGACCGTCATTGGCTGGATGGCAGGATCATCTGTCATCGGGTATATCTCGGCGTATGATCACTGGATTGCATTTATCCTGCTTGCCATCGTTGGCGGGAAGATGATTTTGGAGGGTGTACGAGGGGGCGAAGAGGAGGCCCATATTGAGGTTGTCCAGCTGGTCCCGGTGATCGTTTTATCCCTTGCAACCAGCATCGATGCCCTAGCTGTGGGAGTAAGTTTCGGGGTGCTCCAGACCGCAGTACTCATTCCTGCCATTATCATGGGTTTTGTCTGTTTTGCAATCTCGTTTGCCGGTGTGATGCTTGGTGAGCGGCTCGAAGATATTCTTGGCAAAAAAATGGAGATTATCGGAGGCATTATCCTCATCCTGATCGGTATCAACATTCTTGCAGAACACATGGTTTGGTAA
- a CDS encoding flavin reductase family protein gives MGKISAGRNVFVYPMSVTLLGTLVDKKPDFMALGWITRVNADPPTVGCGVGRHHHSIRGIEENKTFSINFPSAEMMEKTDYCGLVSGRNTDKAALFDVYYGELKTAPMIAECPLSLECRLQTTVENPTNNFYIGEIIASYTEEKYLTDSKPDIKKLNPLLLTMPDNRYWTVGDCAGKAWSAGKKLVHE, from the coding sequence ATGGGAAAAATTTCAGCAGGCAGGAATGTCTTTGTGTATCCCATGTCGGTTACCTTACTTGGCACACTGGTGGACAAAAAACCCGATTTTATGGCGCTAGGGTGGATCACACGCGTCAATGCAGACCCTCCTACGGTTGGCTGCGGTGTCGGGCGCCACCATCATTCAATCCGGGGCATTGAGGAGAACAAAACGTTTAGCATCAATTTCCCATCGGCAGAAATGATGGAGAAGACGGATTATTGCGGGCTGGTTTCGGGAAGGAATACAGACAAGGCAGCACTCTTTGACGTGTATTACGGTGAGTTGAAAACCGCTCCTATGATAGCCGAATGTCCGCTCTCCCTGGAATGCCGTTTGCAGACTACGGTGGAAAATCCCACCAATAATTTTTACATTGGAGAAATTATTGCCTCATACACAGAAGAGAAGTATCTCACTGATAGTAAACCGGATATAAAGAAGTTAAACCCGCTTCTGCTTACCATGCCGGACAACCGTTACTGGACCGTTGGCGATTGTGCCGGTAAAGCGTGGAGTGCTGGGAAAAAACTGGTGCATGAATAA
- the msrB gene encoding peptide-methionine (R)-S-oxide reductase produces the protein MNGHETIPIYHARTGKTEQVPPVVKTDEGWRAILTPEQFEVARKQGTEYAFTGKYHAWKEHGIYTCACCGTDLFESAAKFNSGTGWPSFSAPVSGLNIRTHQDTSGGMSRTEVLCAQCGAHLGHVFDDGPAPTGKRYCMNSAALDFYKTS, from the coding sequence ATGAACGGTCACGAGACAATTCCTATTTACCATGCCCGCACGGGAAAAACAGAACAGGTACCTCCGGTGGTAAAAACCGATGAGGGGTGGCGGGCGATTCTGACTCCGGAACAGTTTGAAGTGGCGCGAAAACAGGGCACAGAATACGCATTCACCGGAAAATATCATGCATGGAAAGAACATGGCATCTATACCTGTGCCTGTTGCGGCACTGATCTGTTCGAATCGGCTGCCAAATTTAATTCCGGCACCGGCTGGCCCAGCTTCTCTGCTCCTGTATCCGGGTTAAATATCCGCACTCACCAAGATACTTCGGGCGGGATGTCACGCACCGAAGTGCTCTGCGCCCAGTGCGGGGCACACCTTGGCCATGTCTTTGATGATGGTCCTGCGCCAACGGGCAAGCGGTATTGCATGAATTCGGCGGCACTGGATTTTTACAAAACCTCCTGA
- a CDS encoding magnesium transporter CorA, translating to MQSTPQIPQISGPIPLSFCIILSKDGRIDRLVDRPLEEYLTAIRDASIAWIDCSTSDDEKEIEQIALDAGFSKIPIPKLTTGFYSAYEDYDTELGIMLPSATVKAEKMSVHPLFVLIRDNFILTFHSQEINRLLRFSRYAPQFFKKIAEEPVVDKITMVLERIIDENNDRNFEYLREIEMHGDQISKSLIEENLAKRKIAHDIYRMKHVLIDYLNVLWATKDVVDSLRYGDADLITNNEKLLGRIGILSDNIDRHIELSEQMSNVLSSGLEVMQSIYNNQLQSMNNRFALVTAYLTVLGTAFLVPNTIATIAGSGIMEGTMAAQWWYLPLLILSTVIATAVSLLWVLHVWGMKADD from the coding sequence ATGCAGAGTACTCCCCAGATACCCCAGATTTCGGGCCCCATCCCTTTGAGTTTCTGTATTATTCTTAGCAAGGATGGCCGGATTGACCGGTTGGTGGACCGACCTCTTGAAGAATATCTTACCGCAATCCGTGATGCCAGCATCGCATGGATAGATTGCAGCACCAGCGATGATGAGAAAGAGATCGAGCAGATCGCACTGGATGCCGGATTCTCCAAGATCCCGATTCCGAAACTGACTACGGGTTTTTACTCTGCATACGAAGATTACGATACCGAACTGGGCATTATGCTCCCTTCCGCAACGGTTAAGGCAGAGAAGATGTCCGTTCACCCGCTCTTTGTCCTTATCCGCGACAATTTCATCTTAACCTTCCACAGCCAGGAGATCAACCGGCTCCTGAGATTTTCCCGGTATGCTCCGCAGTTCTTCAAAAAGATTGCAGAAGAGCCGGTTGTGGACAAAATAACCATGGTTCTCGAACGTATCATCGATGAGAACAATGACCGGAACTTCGAGTATCTCCGCGAGATCGAGATGCATGGTGACCAGATCAGCAAATCCCTGATTGAGGAGAATTTAGCCAAGAGAAAGATCGCCCATGACATTTACCGGATGAAACACGTGCTGATCGATTACTTAAACGTGCTCTGGGCGACAAAAGACGTGGTCGATTCCCTGCGCTACGGGGATGCGGACCTGATCACTAACAATGAAAAACTCTTAGGCAGGATTGGAATCCTGTCGGATAACATTGACCGGCATATCGAGCTCTCGGAACAGATGTCGAACGTACTCTCTTCAGGGCTTGAAGTGATGCAGAGCATCTACAACAATCAGCTCCAGAGCATGAACAACCGGTTCGCTCTCGTTACTGCGTACCTCACGGTGCTCGGTACGGCATTCCTGGTCCCGAACACGATCGCCACTATCGCAGGGAGCGGGATCATGGAGGGGACGATGGCAGCACAATGGTGGTACTTGCCGCTCCTTATCCTCTCCACGGTGATCGCGACTGCAGTTTCTTTGCTCTGGGTGCTCCACGTCTGGGGGATGAAAGCGGACGACTGA